One genomic region from Vicia villosa cultivar HV-30 ecotype Madison, WI unplaced genomic scaffold, Vvil1.0 ctg.001069F_1_1, whole genome shotgun sequence encodes:
- the LOC131633103 gene encoding uncharacterized protein LOC131633103 → MLGSSSVNGIICLYQDYGHESPIVLWNPATTEFKVLPPSFQVYNENIEFNPPPSAFGYDCVTDDYKVLRNVFLPEDSPYEFSKGPWLFLPEKDSPFWELLMNDDDMFWLEVESKYIYADPFWEIYSLKNNNWRKLNDIDMPLVSGSRVNSNELCHFLGFEDKMFSFDFSNEKFIQTVLPSDSNFKFHDGYKHLLILNESVVFAYDDCKNNYHIWILGKLGVKESWTKLLNIGPVNDLGYPIGAWNNHIFFSHGHKIVRYNLSTQKFEKFEIYVWKVISFKEVLRSIEGMKN, encoded by the coding sequence GTTAATGGCATTATTTGTCTCTACCAAGATTATGGCCATGAATCACCAATTGTATTATGGAACCCTGCTACCACGGAATTCAAGGTCCTTCCTCCTAGCTTTCAAGTATATAATGAGAACATTGAGTTTAACCCTCCTCCTAGTGCATTTGGTTATGATTGTGTTACAGATGACTACAAAGTGCTTCGGAATGTTTTTTTACCTGAAGACTCTCCCTATGAATTTTCTAAAGGTCCGTGGTTGTTTTTGCCTGAGAAGGATAGTCCTTTTTGGGAGCTTTTAATGAATGACGATGACATGTTTTGGTTGGAGGTAGAGTCCAAATATATTTACGCCGACCCTTTTTGGGAGATATATAGCCTAAAAAATAACAATTGGAGGAAACTCAATGACATTGATATGCCATTGGTATCGGGTTCTCGAGTAAACTCAAATGAATTGTGTCATTTTTTGGGGTTTGAAGATAAAATGTTTTCATTTGACTTTAGCAATGAGAAGTTCATTCAAACAGTTTTACCCTCAGATTCAAATTTCAAGTTTCATGATGGTTACAAACACCTCCTGATATTAAATGAGTCAGTTGTTTTCGCTTATGATGATTGCaaaaataattatcatatatGGATTTTGGGTAAACTTGGTGTAAAGGAATCATGGACTAAACTCTTAAATATAGGACCTGTGAATGACCTTGGATATCCTATTGGGGCATGGaataaccacatattcttctccCATGGTCATAAGATAGTTCGGTATAATTTAAGTAcccaaaaatttgagaaatttgaaatttacgTATGGAAAGTTATAAGTTTTAAGGAAGTTCTTCGTTCTATAGAAGGAATGAAAAATTAA